The proteins below come from a single Macadamia integrifolia cultivar HAES 741 unplaced genomic scaffold, SCU_Mint_v3 scaffold484, whole genome shotgun sequence genomic window:
- the LOC122068934 gene encoding protein ACCELERATED CELL DEATH 6-like has protein sequence MDPRVYEAAIIGDENALSMMESNLLLQVSPQGNTVAHIAASLRHYSILELLLQRCPSLLFKPNSKGNSPLHVAASADQLNIIKFLLECNSKDIERGDEGNQEQFLRMQNTNGNTVLHEAMENNHEEVAWTLVTEDPVMSHLVNNGGISPAYLAAEAGLLPLLEHMLGLMTDLTWMCIVSVGALEPEEEKKPYPNEVIDYYKDWVDTLMVVSTLILTITFTAGLTVPGGLKSDGRDESMAVMLRKTTFQVFMLSDTTTMYCAVIVVVCLLWAKIRDLQLILYTVNTFALPFLSISLLLMSIAFAAGVYLINKNVERTAYYHHLSDFLATTERERERERERAARMDAKLYAAVVAANINALSRMESDILQQVSPQKNTIAHIAASLGHYPVIELVYRRCPSLLYKQNSHGDTPLHVAARDGQLRIVKFFTDLHIRSKEVDEELDAVVEARESMRKRDVEENTPLHEAIQSICTIKRKEGTVEKHEEVSKMLVKADPGLSYLRNKEGSSPAYLAAETGLLQLLKLMLDLLHESSDLQEWQGAKTPLHAAIFRSHRESIKVVLKLKPQLIRVADEEGTTPLHYASFKGDLDGAKELLNMDISAAYLSDKIGYFPIHIAAHMGHIHIIQLFVELCPGSRELLTELKKENALRVAVNRGNENVIRYILKTPKLEKLLNEKQMEGNTPLHLATMAWLYKFVYILTSDGRVDLSLTNNDKLTALDIAETKASNEVSTFEKATTLIVLYNAGAPRAMNQHIIKELKQSKNHFQRRSAEYYSDFIDSLLVVSSLVLTVTFAAGFTMPGGFNGDSPNKGMATLLRKQLFKVFVIFDTIAMYLAVIAIISLIWARTGGVKLANTATNISLVFLATSLTMMSVAFTASVCVVTSEISWLSNVILVFSFIFLACMGILFLASAIPIWSRFGLQYMMSHYNLRKWLSAPTSGGK, from the exons atGGATCCACGAGTATACGAAGCTGCAATTATAGGGGATGAAAATGCCCTTTCCATGATGGAATCCAACCTTCTTCTGCAAGTGAGCCCTCAAGGAAACACAGTGGCTCATATCGCAGCAAGCTTAAGACACTATTCCATCTTGGAACTTCTTTTGCAGAGGTGCCCGTCTCTTCTCTTCAAGCCAAACTCAAAAGGAAACTCTCCTCTCCATGTCGCAGCAAGTGCTGACCAATTAAACATCATCAAGTTCCTTTTGGAATGCAATTCTAAAGACATCGAAAGGGGCGATGAAGGAAATCAAGAACAGTTCTTGAGGATGCAAAATACAAATGGGAACACAGTCTTGCATGAGGCCATGGAAAACAATCATGAAGAGGTGGCTTGGACCCTAGTTACAGAAGATCCAGTAATGTCACATTTGGTTAACAACGGAGGGATTTCCCCTGCTTATTTGGCTGCGGAAGCTGGCCTTCTACCACTTCTTGAGCACATGTTGGGGCTGATGACC GACTTGACATGGATGTGCATTGTCTCTGTTGGTGCACTAGAaccagaggaagaaaaaaaaccttatcCGAACGAAGTAATAGATTATTACAAAGATTGGGTTGACACTCTAATGGTGGTTTCAACTCTTATTCTGACAATAACCTTCACCGCCGGTCTCACAGTGCCCGGTGGCCTTAAAAGTGATGGTCGAGACGAAAGTATGGCAGTAATGCTTAGAAAGACAACGTTTCAAGTTTTTATGCTCAGTGATACCACAACTATGTATTGTGCAGTCATTGTTGTTGTATGTCTCCTTTGGGCAAAAATTAGAGATCTCCAGCTTATACTGTATACTGTGAACACTTTTGCTCTCCCCTTTCTGTCTATATCACTTCTGCTGATGTCCATAGCATTTGCAGCTGGTGTCTACTTA ATAAATAAGAATGTGGAAAG AACAGCCTACTACCACCATCTATCTGACTTCCTTGCTAccacagagagggagagagagagagagagagagagggctgcTAGAATGGATGCAAAATTGTATGCAGCTGTAGTTGCTGCTAACATCAACGCCCTGTCACGAATGGAATCTGATATTCTCCAGCAAGTAAGCCCTCAAAAGAATACAATAGCTCACATTGCAGCAAGCTTAGGCCATTACCCAGTGATAGAGCTTGTCTACCGACGTTGTCCATCTCTTCTATACAAGCAAAACTCTCACGGCGACACTCCTCTCCATGTCGCTGCAAGAGATGGGCAACTAAGAATTGTCAAGTTCTTCACCGATTTGCATATTAGATCCAAAGAAGTTGATGAAGAGTTAGATGCAGTAGTAGAAGCTCGAGAGTCCATGAGAAAAAGAGATGTAGAGGAAAACACTCCCTTACATGAGGCCATACAAAGCATTTGTACTATCAAAAGGAAAGAGGGTACAGTAGAGAAGCATGAAGAGGTCTCCAAGATGTTGGTTAAGGCTGATCCCGGGCTCTCTTATTTGCGAAACAAAGAAGGGAGCTCACCGGCTTATTTGGCTGCCGAAACGGGTCTTCTACAACTTCTTAAGTTGATGTTGGATTTGCTTCATGAAAGTTCAGACCTGCAAGAATGGCAAGGAGCCAAGACACCTCTCCATGCTGCCATTTTCAGGAGCCACCGAG AGAGCATAAAAGTAGTATTGAAGTTAAAGCCACAACTCATCAGAGTAGCAGATGAGGAAGGGACAACTCCTCTTCACTATGCCTCCTTTAAGGGAGATTTGGATGGGGCTAAGGAGTTGCTAAACATGGATATTTCAGCTGCCTACCTAAGTGATAAGATTGGCTACTTTCCTATCCACATCGCAGCCCATATGGGACACATTCACATTATTCAACTTTTTGTTGAACTGTGTCCTGGTTCTCGGGAGTTGCTCActgaacttaaaaaagaaaacgcATTACGTGTTGCAGTTAACCGTGGAAATGAAAATGTGATTAGATACATTCTCAAAACCCCCAAGCTTGAGAAGCTGCTAAATGAGAAGCAGATGGAAGGAAACACACCTTTGCATTTGGCAACCATGGCATGGCTTTATAAATTTGTGTATATTCTCACAAGTGATGGTAGAGTAGATCTAAGCCTCACAAACAATGATAAATTGACAGCTCTCGACATTGCTGAGACCAAGGCAAGCAATGAGGTGTCAACATTCGAAAAG GCCACAACATTGATTGTTTTGTACAATGCTGGTGCACCAAGGGCAATGAACCAACACATCATCAAAGAACTGAAGCAAAGTAAAAATCATTTCCAGCGGCGATCAGCAGAATATTACAGTGACTTTATTGATTCTCTTTTGGTGGTGTCATCTCTTGTTCTAACTGTAACCTTTGCTGCTGGTTTCACAATGCCTGGTGGCTTCAATGGTGATAGCCCAAATAAAGGAATGGCAACATTGCTTAGAAAACAGTTGTTCAAAGTTTTTGTGATCTTTGATACCATAGCAATGTACCTTGCAGTCATTGCTATTATATCACTCATCTGGGCAAGAACAGGAGGTGTCAAACTTGCGAATACTGCCACCAATATCTCCTTGGTTTTTTTAGCTACATCACTTACAATGATGTCTGTAGCATTCACAGCCAGCGTCTGTGTGGTAACTAGTGAAATTAGTTGGCTATCTAATGTGATATTGGTCTTCAGCTTTATCTTCCTTGCTTGCATGGGAATCTTATTTCTTGCATCAGCAATACCAATTTGGTCCAGGTTTGGTCTCCAATACATGATGTCTCATTATAATCTTCGTAAATGGTTGTCAGCACCCACGAGTGGTGGCAAATGA